One part of the Brassica napus cultivar Da-Ae unplaced genomic scaffold, Da-Ae ScsIHWf_1230;HRSCAF=1757, whole genome shotgun sequence genome encodes these proteins:
- the LOC111207444 gene encoding protein ENHANCED DISEASE RESISTANCE 2-like isoform X2: MSKVVYEGWMVRYGRRKIGRSYIHMRYFVLEPRLMAYYKKKPQDSQVPIKTMLIDGNCRVEDRGLKTHHGHMVYVLSVYNKKEKHHRITMAAFNIQEALMWKEKIESVIDQHQESQVLNGQQYVAFEYKSGMDNGRTASSSDYESHAPEDEDDSRRRLVRRTTIGNGPPPSVLDWTKEFDAELANQNSDNQAFSRKHWRLLQCQNGLRIFEELLEVDYLPRSCSRAMKAVGVVEATCEEVFELVMSMDGTRYEWDCSFQYGSLVEEVDGHTAVLYRRLLLDWFPMVVWPRDLCYVRYWRRNDDGSYVVLFRSREHDNCGPQPGCVRAHLESGGYNIAPLKPRNGRPRTQVQHLIQIDLKGWGAGYLPAFQQHCLLQMLNSVAGLREWFSQTDERGVHTRIPVMVNMASSSLSLSKSGRSLHQSAFSVDQTNAANRNSVLMDEDSDDDDDEFQIAESEKEDETSKIETDVKKTEEEPAHKIDLSCFSGNLKRNENENARNCWRTSDGNNFKVRSKNFCDDKRKIPAGKHLMDLVAVDWFKDSKRIDHVARRKGCAAQVAAEKGLFSMVVNVQVPGSTHYSMVFYFVTKELVPGSLLQRFVDGDDEFRNSRLKLIPLVPKGSWIVRQSVGSTPCLLGKAVDCNYIRGPTYLEIDVDIGSSTVANGVLGLVIGVITSLVVEMAFLVQANAPEELPERLIGAVRVSHIELSSAIVPNLESG, from the exons ATGTCAAAGGTAGTGTACGAAGGGTGGATGGTGAGGTATGGAAGGAGGAAGATCGGACGGTCGTATATTCATATGAGGTACTTCGTTTTGGAGCCTCGTCTTATGGCCTATTACAAGAAGAAACCTCAGGATTCTCAG GTTCCTATCAAGACCATGTTAATTGATGGCAACTGCAGAGTTGAAGATCGAGGCTTGAAGACGCATCATGGTCAT ATGGTTTACGTGTTGTCTGTCTAtaacaagaaagaaaagcaCCATAGAATAACG ATGGCAGCGTTCAACATCCAGGAAGCACTTATGTGGAAGGAAAAAATTGAGTCTGTTATAGACCAG CATCAAGAGTCTCAAGTTCTAAATGGTCAGCAATATGTTGCATTTGAATATAAGTCTGGAATGGATAATGGAAGGACTGCTTCATCTTCAGATTATGAAAGCCA TGCaccagaagatgaagatgactCTAGGCGTCGTTTAGTGAGAAGGACTACTATTGGAAATG GTCCCCCGCCATCTGTACTTGACTGGACTAAGGAGTTTGATGCAGAGTTGGCGAACCAGAATTCTGATAACCAAGCTTTCTCGAGAAAACACTGGCGTCTTCTTCAGTGCCAAAACG GTCTTCGGATTTTTGAAGAGCTTCTTGAAGTTGATTACCTT CCGAGAAGCTGCAGCAGGGCAATGAAAGCTGTTGGAGTAGTGGAGGCAACATGTGAGGAAGTATTCGAACTTGTGATGAGCATGGATGGCACTCGTTATGA GTGGGACTGCAGCTTTCAGTATGGTAGCTTAGTGGAAGAGGTGGATGGTCACACAGCAGTGCTCTATCGTAGACTTTTGCTCGACTGGTTTCCAAT GGTTGTGTGGCCTCGTGACCTCTGTTATGTCCGCTATTGGCGCCGTAATGATGATGGGAGTTATG TTGTGTTGTTCCGTTCTAGGGAGCATGATAACTGTGGTCCACAACCTGGCTGTGTCCGTGCTCATCTTGAGA GTGGAGGATATAATATTGCCCCACTAAAGCCACGAAATGGGAGGCCTAGAACACAGGTGCAACATCtaatacaaattgatttaaaagGGTGGGGTGCAGGCTACCTTCCAGCATTTCAACAACATTGTCTTCTTCAAATGCTGAATAGTGTTGCTG GTTTGCGGGAATGGTTTTCACAGACAGATGAGAGAGGTGTTCATACCCGGATCCCTGTTATGGTTAACATGGCATCATCTTCCTTGAGCTTGAGTAAGAGTGGAAGGTCTCTGCATCAGTCTGCCTTTTCTGTTGATCAAACAAATGCTGCCAACAGAAACTCTGTGCTCATGGATGAagactctgatgatgatgatgatgagtttCAGATCGCTGAATCAGAAAAAGAG GATGAAACAAGTAAGATAGAGACTGATGTCAAGAAAACAG AAGAAGAACCTGCACACAAGATTGATCTGTCATGCTTCTCGGGTAACCTAAAGcggaatgaaaatgaaaatgctCGTAACTGCTGGAGGACTTCTGACGGGAACAACTTCAAAGTTCGTAGCAAGAACTTTTGTGATGATAAAAGAAAG ATTCCTGCTGGGAAGCATCTTATGGACCTCGTTGCTGTCGATTGGTTCAAAGACAGTAAAAGAATAGATCATGTGGCTAGACGTAAGGGCTGTGCAGCACAA GTTGCTGCAGAGAAAGGTCTATTCTCAATGGTTGTAAATGTACAA gttccAGGGTCAACACACTACAGTATGGTGTTTTATTTCGTGACGAAAGAACTTGTACCCGGGTCCTTATTGCAACGATTTGTTGATGGGGATGATGAGTTCCGGAATAGTAGGCTAAAGCTTATACCTTTAGTTCCTAAG GGGTCATGGATAGTAAGGCAAAGCGTGGGAAGCACTCCATGTCTCCTAGGGAAAGCAGTGGACTGCAACTACATTCGTGGCCCGACATACTTAGAA ATTGATGTGGATATTGGTTCATCAACTGTTGCAAATGGAGTGTTGGGACTCGTCATTGGTGTAATCACATCGTTGGTTGTCGAAATGGCTTTCCTTGTACAG GCAAATGCACCGGAAGAATTGCCAGAGAGGCTTATAGGTGCGGTTCGGGTTTCGCATATAGAACTCTCTTCAGCTATAGTTCCAAATCTGGAGTCAGGTTAA
- the LOC111207444 gene encoding protein ENHANCED DISEASE RESISTANCE 2-like isoform X1 produces MSKVVYEGWMVRYGRRKIGRSYIHMRYFVLEPRLMAYYKKKPQDSQVPIKTMLIDGNCRVEDRGLKTHHGHMVYVLSVYNKKEKHHRITMAAFNIQEALMWKEKIESVIDQHQESQVLNGQQYVAFEYKSGMDNGRTASSSDYESQFSAPEDEDDSRRRLVRRTTIGNGPPPSVLDWTKEFDAELANQNSDNQAFSRKHWRLLQCQNGLRIFEELLEVDYLPRSCSRAMKAVGVVEATCEEVFELVMSMDGTRYEWDCSFQYGSLVEEVDGHTAVLYRRLLLDWFPMVVWPRDLCYVRYWRRNDDGSYVVLFRSREHDNCGPQPGCVRAHLESGGYNIAPLKPRNGRPRTQVQHLIQIDLKGWGAGYLPAFQQHCLLQMLNSVAGLREWFSQTDERGVHTRIPVMVNMASSSLSLSKSGRSLHQSAFSVDQTNAANRNSVLMDEDSDDDDDEFQIAESEKEDETSKIETDVKKTEEEPAHKIDLSCFSGNLKRNENENARNCWRTSDGNNFKVRSKNFCDDKRKIPAGKHLMDLVAVDWFKDSKRIDHVARRKGCAAQVAAEKGLFSMVVNVQVPGSTHYSMVFYFVTKELVPGSLLQRFVDGDDEFRNSRLKLIPLVPKGSWIVRQSVGSTPCLLGKAVDCNYIRGPTYLEIDVDIGSSTVANGVLGLVIGVITSLVVEMAFLVQANAPEELPERLIGAVRVSHIELSSAIVPNLESG; encoded by the exons ATGTCAAAGGTAGTGTACGAAGGGTGGATGGTGAGGTATGGAAGGAGGAAGATCGGACGGTCGTATATTCATATGAGGTACTTCGTTTTGGAGCCTCGTCTTATGGCCTATTACAAGAAGAAACCTCAGGATTCTCAG GTTCCTATCAAGACCATGTTAATTGATGGCAACTGCAGAGTTGAAGATCGAGGCTTGAAGACGCATCATGGTCAT ATGGTTTACGTGTTGTCTGTCTAtaacaagaaagaaaagcaCCATAGAATAACG ATGGCAGCGTTCAACATCCAGGAAGCACTTATGTGGAAGGAAAAAATTGAGTCTGTTATAGACCAG CATCAAGAGTCTCAAGTTCTAAATGGTCAGCAATATGTTGCATTTGAATATAAGTCTGGAATGGATAATGGAAGGACTGCTTCATCTTCAGATTATGAAAGCCA ATTCAGTGCaccagaagatgaagatgactCTAGGCGTCGTTTAGTGAGAAGGACTACTATTGGAAATG GTCCCCCGCCATCTGTACTTGACTGGACTAAGGAGTTTGATGCAGAGTTGGCGAACCAGAATTCTGATAACCAAGCTTTCTCGAGAAAACACTGGCGTCTTCTTCAGTGCCAAAACG GTCTTCGGATTTTTGAAGAGCTTCTTGAAGTTGATTACCTT CCGAGAAGCTGCAGCAGGGCAATGAAAGCTGTTGGAGTAGTGGAGGCAACATGTGAGGAAGTATTCGAACTTGTGATGAGCATGGATGGCACTCGTTATGA GTGGGACTGCAGCTTTCAGTATGGTAGCTTAGTGGAAGAGGTGGATGGTCACACAGCAGTGCTCTATCGTAGACTTTTGCTCGACTGGTTTCCAAT GGTTGTGTGGCCTCGTGACCTCTGTTATGTCCGCTATTGGCGCCGTAATGATGATGGGAGTTATG TTGTGTTGTTCCGTTCTAGGGAGCATGATAACTGTGGTCCACAACCTGGCTGTGTCCGTGCTCATCTTGAGA GTGGAGGATATAATATTGCCCCACTAAAGCCACGAAATGGGAGGCCTAGAACACAGGTGCAACATCtaatacaaattgatttaaaagGGTGGGGTGCAGGCTACCTTCCAGCATTTCAACAACATTGTCTTCTTCAAATGCTGAATAGTGTTGCTG GTTTGCGGGAATGGTTTTCACAGACAGATGAGAGAGGTGTTCATACCCGGATCCCTGTTATGGTTAACATGGCATCATCTTCCTTGAGCTTGAGTAAGAGTGGAAGGTCTCTGCATCAGTCTGCCTTTTCTGTTGATCAAACAAATGCTGCCAACAGAAACTCTGTGCTCATGGATGAagactctgatgatgatgatgatgagtttCAGATCGCTGAATCAGAAAAAGAG GATGAAACAAGTAAGATAGAGACTGATGTCAAGAAAACAG AAGAAGAACCTGCACACAAGATTGATCTGTCATGCTTCTCGGGTAACCTAAAGcggaatgaaaatgaaaatgctCGTAACTGCTGGAGGACTTCTGACGGGAACAACTTCAAAGTTCGTAGCAAGAACTTTTGTGATGATAAAAGAAAG ATTCCTGCTGGGAAGCATCTTATGGACCTCGTTGCTGTCGATTGGTTCAAAGACAGTAAAAGAATAGATCATGTGGCTAGACGTAAGGGCTGTGCAGCACAA GTTGCTGCAGAGAAAGGTCTATTCTCAATGGTTGTAAATGTACAA gttccAGGGTCAACACACTACAGTATGGTGTTTTATTTCGTGACGAAAGAACTTGTACCCGGGTCCTTATTGCAACGATTTGTTGATGGGGATGATGAGTTCCGGAATAGTAGGCTAAAGCTTATACCTTTAGTTCCTAAG GGGTCATGGATAGTAAGGCAAAGCGTGGGAAGCACTCCATGTCTCCTAGGGAAAGCAGTGGACTGCAACTACATTCGTGGCCCGACATACTTAGAA ATTGATGTGGATATTGGTTCATCAACTGTTGCAAATGGAGTGTTGGGACTCGTCATTGGTGTAATCACATCGTTGGTTGTCGAAATGGCTTTCCTTGTACAG GCAAATGCACCGGAAGAATTGCCAGAGAGGCTTATAGGTGCGGTTCGGGTTTCGCATATAGAACTCTCTTCAGCTATAGTTCCAAATCTGGAGTCAGGTTAA
- the LOC111207444 gene encoding protein ENHANCED DISEASE RESISTANCE 2-like isoform X4 — protein sequence MAAFNIQEALMWKEKIESVIDQHQESQVLNGQQYVAFEYKSGMDNGRTASSSDYESQFSAPEDEDDSRRRLVRRTTIGNGPPPSVLDWTKEFDAELANQNSDNQAFSRKHWRLLQCQNGLRIFEELLEVDYLPRSCSRAMKAVGVVEATCEEVFELVMSMDGTRYEWDCSFQYGSLVEEVDGHTAVLYRRLLLDWFPMVVWPRDLCYVRYWRRNDDGSYVVLFRSREHDNCGPQPGCVRAHLESGGYNIAPLKPRNGRPRTQVQHLIQIDLKGWGAGYLPAFQQHCLLQMLNSVAGLREWFSQTDERGVHTRIPVMVNMASSSLSLSKSGRSLHQSAFSVDQTNAANRNSVLMDEDSDDDDDEFQIAESEKEDETSKIETDVKKTEEEPAHKIDLSCFSGNLKRNENENARNCWRTSDGNNFKVRSKNFCDDKRKIPAGKHLMDLVAVDWFKDSKRIDHVARRKGCAAQVAAEKGLFSMVVNVQVPGSTHYSMVFYFVTKELVPGSLLQRFVDGDDEFRNSRLKLIPLVPKGSWIVRQSVGSTPCLLGKAVDCNYIRGPTYLEIDVDIGSSTVANGVLGLVIGVITSLVVEMAFLVQANAPEELPERLIGAVRVSHIELSSAIVPNLESG from the exons ATGGCAGCGTTCAACATCCAGGAAGCACTTATGTGGAAGGAAAAAATTGAGTCTGTTATAGACCAG CATCAAGAGTCTCAAGTTCTAAATGGTCAGCAATATGTTGCATTTGAATATAAGTCTGGAATGGATAATGGAAGGACTGCTTCATCTTCAGATTATGAAAGCCA ATTCAGTGCaccagaagatgaagatgactCTAGGCGTCGTTTAGTGAGAAGGACTACTATTGGAAATG GTCCCCCGCCATCTGTACTTGACTGGACTAAGGAGTTTGATGCAGAGTTGGCGAACCAGAATTCTGATAACCAAGCTTTCTCGAGAAAACACTGGCGTCTTCTTCAGTGCCAAAACG GTCTTCGGATTTTTGAAGAGCTTCTTGAAGTTGATTACCTT CCGAGAAGCTGCAGCAGGGCAATGAAAGCTGTTGGAGTAGTGGAGGCAACATGTGAGGAAGTATTCGAACTTGTGATGAGCATGGATGGCACTCGTTATGA GTGGGACTGCAGCTTTCAGTATGGTAGCTTAGTGGAAGAGGTGGATGGTCACACAGCAGTGCTCTATCGTAGACTTTTGCTCGACTGGTTTCCAAT GGTTGTGTGGCCTCGTGACCTCTGTTATGTCCGCTATTGGCGCCGTAATGATGATGGGAGTTATG TTGTGTTGTTCCGTTCTAGGGAGCATGATAACTGTGGTCCACAACCTGGCTGTGTCCGTGCTCATCTTGAGA GTGGAGGATATAATATTGCCCCACTAAAGCCACGAAATGGGAGGCCTAGAACACAGGTGCAACATCtaatacaaattgatttaaaagGGTGGGGTGCAGGCTACCTTCCAGCATTTCAACAACATTGTCTTCTTCAAATGCTGAATAGTGTTGCTG GTTTGCGGGAATGGTTTTCACAGACAGATGAGAGAGGTGTTCATACCCGGATCCCTGTTATGGTTAACATGGCATCATCTTCCTTGAGCTTGAGTAAGAGTGGAAGGTCTCTGCATCAGTCTGCCTTTTCTGTTGATCAAACAAATGCTGCCAACAGAAACTCTGTGCTCATGGATGAagactctgatgatgatgatgatgagtttCAGATCGCTGAATCAGAAAAAGAG GATGAAACAAGTAAGATAGAGACTGATGTCAAGAAAACAG AAGAAGAACCTGCACACAAGATTGATCTGTCATGCTTCTCGGGTAACCTAAAGcggaatgaaaatgaaaatgctCGTAACTGCTGGAGGACTTCTGACGGGAACAACTTCAAAGTTCGTAGCAAGAACTTTTGTGATGATAAAAGAAAG ATTCCTGCTGGGAAGCATCTTATGGACCTCGTTGCTGTCGATTGGTTCAAAGACAGTAAAAGAATAGATCATGTGGCTAGACGTAAGGGCTGTGCAGCACAA GTTGCTGCAGAGAAAGGTCTATTCTCAATGGTTGTAAATGTACAA gttccAGGGTCAACACACTACAGTATGGTGTTTTATTTCGTGACGAAAGAACTTGTACCCGGGTCCTTATTGCAACGATTTGTTGATGGGGATGATGAGTTCCGGAATAGTAGGCTAAAGCTTATACCTTTAGTTCCTAAG GGGTCATGGATAGTAAGGCAAAGCGTGGGAAGCACTCCATGTCTCCTAGGGAAAGCAGTGGACTGCAACTACATTCGTGGCCCGACATACTTAGAA ATTGATGTGGATATTGGTTCATCAACTGTTGCAAATGGAGTGTTGGGACTCGTCATTGGTGTAATCACATCGTTGGTTGTCGAAATGGCTTTCCTTGTACAG GCAAATGCACCGGAAGAATTGCCAGAGAGGCTTATAGGTGCGGTTCGGGTTTCGCATATAGAACTCTCTTCAGCTATAGTTCCAAATCTGGAGTCAGGTTAA
- the LOC111207444 gene encoding protein ENHANCED DISEASE RESISTANCE 2-like isoform X3 — MSKVVYEGWMVRYGRRKIGRSYIHMRYFVLEPRLMAYYKKKPQDSQVPIKTMLIDGNCRVEDRGLKTHHGHMVYVLSVYNKKEKHHRITMAAFNIQEALMWKEKIESVIDQHQESQVLNGQQYVAFEYKSGMDNGRTASSSDYESQFSAPEDEDDSRRRLVRRTTIGNGPPPSVLDWTKEFDAELANQNSDNQAFSRKHWRLLQCQNGLRIFEELLEVDYLPRSCSRAMKAVGVVEATCEEVFELVMSMDGTRYEWDCSFQYGSLVEEVDGHTAVLYRRLLLDWFPMVVWPRDLCYVRYWRRNDDGSYVVLFRSREHDNCGPQPGCVRAHLESGGYNIAPLKPRNGRPRTQVQHLIQIDLKGWGAGYLPAFQQHCLLQMLNSVAGLREWFSQTDERGVHTRIPVMVNMASSSLSLSKSGRSLHQSAFSVDQTNAANRNSVLMDEDSDDDDDEFQIAESEKEDETSKIETDVKKTEEEPAHKIDLSCFSGNLKRNENENARNCWRTSDGNNFKVRSKNFCDDKRKIPAGKHLMDLVAVDWFKDSKRIDHVARRKGCAAQVAAEKGLFSMVVNVQVPGSTHYSMVFYFVTKELVPGSLLQRFVDGDDEFRNSRLKLIPLVPKGSWIVRQSVGSTPCLLGKAVDCNYIRGPTYLEIDVDIGSSTVANGVLGLVIGVITSLVVEMAFLVQFGFGRQMHRKNCQRGL; from the exons ATGTCAAAGGTAGTGTACGAAGGGTGGATGGTGAGGTATGGAAGGAGGAAGATCGGACGGTCGTATATTCATATGAGGTACTTCGTTTTGGAGCCTCGTCTTATGGCCTATTACAAGAAGAAACCTCAGGATTCTCAG GTTCCTATCAAGACCATGTTAATTGATGGCAACTGCAGAGTTGAAGATCGAGGCTTGAAGACGCATCATGGTCAT ATGGTTTACGTGTTGTCTGTCTAtaacaagaaagaaaagcaCCATAGAATAACG ATGGCAGCGTTCAACATCCAGGAAGCACTTATGTGGAAGGAAAAAATTGAGTCTGTTATAGACCAG CATCAAGAGTCTCAAGTTCTAAATGGTCAGCAATATGTTGCATTTGAATATAAGTCTGGAATGGATAATGGAAGGACTGCTTCATCTTCAGATTATGAAAGCCA ATTCAGTGCaccagaagatgaagatgactCTAGGCGTCGTTTAGTGAGAAGGACTACTATTGGAAATG GTCCCCCGCCATCTGTACTTGACTGGACTAAGGAGTTTGATGCAGAGTTGGCGAACCAGAATTCTGATAACCAAGCTTTCTCGAGAAAACACTGGCGTCTTCTTCAGTGCCAAAACG GTCTTCGGATTTTTGAAGAGCTTCTTGAAGTTGATTACCTT CCGAGAAGCTGCAGCAGGGCAATGAAAGCTGTTGGAGTAGTGGAGGCAACATGTGAGGAAGTATTCGAACTTGTGATGAGCATGGATGGCACTCGTTATGA GTGGGACTGCAGCTTTCAGTATGGTAGCTTAGTGGAAGAGGTGGATGGTCACACAGCAGTGCTCTATCGTAGACTTTTGCTCGACTGGTTTCCAAT GGTTGTGTGGCCTCGTGACCTCTGTTATGTCCGCTATTGGCGCCGTAATGATGATGGGAGTTATG TTGTGTTGTTCCGTTCTAGGGAGCATGATAACTGTGGTCCACAACCTGGCTGTGTCCGTGCTCATCTTGAGA GTGGAGGATATAATATTGCCCCACTAAAGCCACGAAATGGGAGGCCTAGAACACAGGTGCAACATCtaatacaaattgatttaaaagGGTGGGGTGCAGGCTACCTTCCAGCATTTCAACAACATTGTCTTCTTCAAATGCTGAATAGTGTTGCTG GTTTGCGGGAATGGTTTTCACAGACAGATGAGAGAGGTGTTCATACCCGGATCCCTGTTATGGTTAACATGGCATCATCTTCCTTGAGCTTGAGTAAGAGTGGAAGGTCTCTGCATCAGTCTGCCTTTTCTGTTGATCAAACAAATGCTGCCAACAGAAACTCTGTGCTCATGGATGAagactctgatgatgatgatgatgagtttCAGATCGCTGAATCAGAAAAAGAG GATGAAACAAGTAAGATAGAGACTGATGTCAAGAAAACAG AAGAAGAACCTGCACACAAGATTGATCTGTCATGCTTCTCGGGTAACCTAAAGcggaatgaaaatgaaaatgctCGTAACTGCTGGAGGACTTCTGACGGGAACAACTTCAAAGTTCGTAGCAAGAACTTTTGTGATGATAAAAGAAAG ATTCCTGCTGGGAAGCATCTTATGGACCTCGTTGCTGTCGATTGGTTCAAAGACAGTAAAAGAATAGATCATGTGGCTAGACGTAAGGGCTGTGCAGCACAA GTTGCTGCAGAGAAAGGTCTATTCTCAATGGTTGTAAATGTACAA gttccAGGGTCAACACACTACAGTATGGTGTTTTATTTCGTGACGAAAGAACTTGTACCCGGGTCCTTATTGCAACGATTTGTTGATGGGGATGATGAGTTCCGGAATAGTAGGCTAAAGCTTATACCTTTAGTTCCTAAG GGGTCATGGATAGTAAGGCAAAGCGTGGGAAGCACTCCATGTCTCCTAGGGAAAGCAGTGGACTGCAACTACATTCGTGGCCCGACATACTTAGAA ATTGATGTGGATATTGGTTCATCAACTGTTGCAAATGGAGTGTTGGGACTCGTCATTGGTGTAATCACATCGTTGGTTGTCGAAATGGCTTTCCTTGTACAG TTTGGTTTTGGCAGGCAAATGCACCGGAAGAATTGCCAGAGAGGCTTATAG
- the LOC125596573 gene encoding meiosis-specific protein ASY2-like yields the protein MGTLPDLSAILSAQLGLIGGGGSSVAVPRADAIPPSNTRDAGKGKKRKRGGSGTERSAEGTSGVPPSGELQTKKKRKRTEKKSAVEGSGNLEGPTETEGENVQEEELRPEEEVPADRALGEEGDEEEAVDGQESETSLEDAGSDNLAEESEGSPLLIRGRGDEADGEEQLPAPMSPHAEIPARPNIGAVQTGTSSRGDAILRRVPGVSFPDRVDFHYEGPAPLAYVPEKCGELLRQFRGRAKPLPAVEDLVFGGEYEEAARAKLLGDSAMNIVVDKYDTALKGALNELEQAKREHAEKEEASARQLSASKANVERLNGMVTRAIARRDELKADLAASRGVIHELEQKNAELEGEKASLAASHEREMKRLRDSRILEVTKERGRVEAEMAAKANRRFARIRSREEQRDAYDKARLLHSQAFGTRKCLESLRRVGSDISQSVIEIFAEQERKYEQEAEKLKVGEIPAEDLILSPLVLDSQFVDARILASLDPYGSNAGLIDPETALTLHTPLTHPTEEQHADPPSHVEGPSTAFEGETPNRGNLVAEDNAPLLVLSDTSAEGSRRGNEGENVGMLEEVPRSDEMHVSPVARESSVRASELSALNDRESDREG from the exons ATGGGAACTCTTCCTGATTTGAGTGCGATACTGTCTGCCCAGCTGGGGTTGATCGGTGGGGGAGGATCGTCAGTAGCGGTTCCTCGCGCTGACGCGATTCCCCCTTCTAATACCCGCGACGCAGGGAAGGGTAAAAAAAGGAAGAGGGGTGGCTCGGGAACCGAAAGGAGTGCCGAGGGAACGAGCGGCGTTCCTCCTTCAGGTGAACTccaaacgaagaagaagagaaagaggacAGAGAAGAAGTCTGCTGTCGAGGGATCAGGGAATCTCGAGGGACCGACCGAAACTGAGGGGGAGAACGTCCAGGAAGAAGAACTTCGTCCCGAGGAAGAGGTTCCCGCAGATAGGGCCCTTGGAGAAGAAGGCGACGAGGAAGAAGCCGTCGACGGACAAGAGTCTGAGACTTCTCTTGAAGATGCGGGCTCAGACAACCTCGCAGAGGAATCTGAGGGGTCGCCACTTCTGATAAGAGGGCGCGGCGATGAAGCTGATGGCGAGGAGCAACTTCCTGCTCCGATGTCTCCTCACGCAGAGATTCCAGCCCGTCCCAATATCGGGGCCGTCCAGACTGGTACCTCTTCTCGCGGTGACGCCATTTTGAGGAGGGTGCCCGGAGTCAGCTTTCCCGACAGAGTTGACTTTCACTACGAGGGGCCGGCTCCGCTGGCGTATGTTCCGGAAAAATGCGGGGAGCTCCTTCGTCAGTTTAGAGGAAGGGCGAAACCTTTGCCCGCTGTGGAGGATCTCGTCTTCGGGGGCGAGTACGAGGAGGCTGCAAGGGCCAAGCTGTTG GGGGATAGCGCAATGAACATCGTGGTCGACAAATATGATACTGCGCTGAAGGGGGCTTTGAACGAGCTCGAGCAGGCCAAGAGGGAGCATGCGGAGAAAGAAGAGGCTTCTGCTCGTCAGCTAAGTGCATCGAAGGCCAACGTCGAGAGACTTAACGGGATGGTCACTCGCGCAATTGCTCGAAGGGATGAGCTCAAAGCCGATTTGGCGGCCTCTCGTGGAGTCATCCATGAGTTAGAGCAGAAGAATGCGGAGCTCGAAGGTGAGAAGGCTTCGCTCGCTGCCTCTCATGAAAGAGAGATGAAGCGTCTTAGGGATTCCAGAATCCTAGAGGTCACGAAGGAAAGGGGGAGAGTCGAGGCCGAGATGGCTGCGAAAGCTAACCGTCGCTTTGCGAGGATCCGTTCCCGAGAAGAACAGCGGGATGCCTATGATAAAGCTAGGTTACTCCATAGCCAAGCCTTTGGGACCAGGAAATGTCTTGAATCCTTAAGGAGGGTTGGGAGCGACATCTCGCAATCTGTTATCGAGATATTCGCAGAGCAGGAGAGGAAATACGAACAAGAGGCCGAGAAACTCAAAGTGGGCGAGATACCTGCGGAAGATCTCATACTCTCTCCTCTTGTGTTGGACTCTCAGTTCGTGGATGCTCGAATCTTGGCGAGTCTTGATCCATATGGGTCTAACGCTGGCTTAATCGACCCTGAGACTGCGCTGACTCTTCACACTCCTCTTACGCATCCGACTGAAGAACAGCACGCAGACCCCCCCTCCCACGTCGAGGGTCCTTCGACTGCGTTTGAGGGAGAGACGCCTAACCGAGGGAACCTTGTTGCTGAAGATAATGCTCCTTTGCTCGTACTTTCGGACACTTCGGCTGAAGGATCCCGTCGAGGCAATGAAGGAGAGAATGTGGGGATGCTTGAAGAGGTCCCGAGATCAGATGAGATGCACGTCTCTCCGGTTGCTCGCGAGTCGAGTGTTAGGGCTTCAGAACTTTCTGCCCTCAATGACCGTGAGAGCGATCGAGAGGGTTAA